Genomic segment of Pirellulales bacterium:
TCGCAAACCAGCCAGCAGCACGCGAACTATCGCCTCGTCGTGGGCGACGCCAAGGACGTCGATCTGCTCAAGGATTTGTTGACCGACTGCGATCATTTCGTGGCCGGCGCGGCACGCATCGGCGGCATCACCTATTTTCATCAGTACGCCTACGACCTCTTGGCCGAGAACGAGCGGATCACCGCGGCGGCCTTCGACGCCGCGCTGTGGGCCCGGCAGTGTGCCCAACTGCAGAAGATCACGATCATCTCGTCGTCGATGGTGTTCGAGCAGGCCACGCGGTTTCCGACCGAGGAAGGCGAACAGTTTCGCTGCCCGCCGCCGGCCTCGACCTACGGCTTTCAAAAGCTGGCCGTCGAGTACTTCGTGCGCGGGGCCTACGAACAGTATCAATTGCCCTACACCATCTGCCGGCCGTTCAACTGCGTCGGCATCGGCGAGCGTCGGGCGCGCGGCGATCACGAGGTGCCTTCGGGCAACGTCAAGTTGGCGATGAGCCACGTGCTGCCCGACCTGGTGCAAAAGGTGCTCAAGGGGCAGGACCCGTTGCACATCCTGGGCGATGGCCGGCAGGTGCGCTGCTACACCTACGGCGGCGACCTGGCCCGGGGAATTCGCCTGTCGATCGAGCATCCGGCCGCTATGAACGAAGATTTCAACCTGTCGACGGCCCAGTCGACGACGGTGCTCGAACTGGCGGAACTGATCTGGCGCCAGGTCCACGGGCCAAACGTGCCGTTTCGCTTTGTCTCCGATCCGCCGTACCCCTACGACGTGCAGCACCGTGTGCCGAACGTCGACAAGGCGCGCCGGCTGCTCGGTTTCGCGGCCACGACGAGCCTCGACCAGGTGCTCGAGGAAGTGGTGCCCTGGATCGAGGCCCAGATCGCACAAGGGACGATCTGATGGCGGAAGCGCGGCCCCCTGCGGCGCCCTTGGCGTTGATCGTGCCGGTGTTCAACGAGGCGGAAAACTTTCCCCGGCTGATCGCCGAGGTCGAGGCCCATGTGCCGCAGCCTTTCTTGCTGCACATGGTCTACGATTTCGACGCCGACACGACGGTGCCCGTGGCGCGCGAGTTGGCCGCGACGCGCCCCTGGCTGCGACTGGTCAAAAACGACCTGGGCCGGGGAGCGGTGAACGCGATCCGCGCCGGTTTTCAGGCGGTGGGCAGCGGGCCGGCTTTGGTCGTGATGGCCGACCTGTCCGACGATTTGACGATCGTGCCGCGCTTGCTCGAGCTGTACGGGCAGGGCTTTCGGATCGTCTGCCCCAGCCGCTACGCGCGGGGCGGCCGGCAGATTGGCGGGCCCTGGCTGAAGCGCACGCTGAGCCGGACGGCAGGCGTGTCGCTCTGGTACCTGGCCGGGCTGCCAACGCACGACGCCACGAACAACTTTCGCCTCTACGACGCGGCGCTCGTCAACGAGCTGGGCATCGAGAGCACCGGCGGCTTCGAATTGGCGCTGGAGCTCACGGCCAAGGCCTTTCGCCGCGGCGAGCGGATCACCGAGGTGCCGACCACTTGGCGCGACCGGACCGCGGGCGAGTCGCGTTTTCGCCTGTGGAAATGGCTACCCAAGTACCTGAAGTGGTACTGGTACGCGCTCAAGCCGATGCGCCGCGCCGCTTAGGCAGCGGCACGGCGCTGCGCCGCCGCTGGTCTACTTCGATTCGTGCTCGTGATCGTCGCCATGCTCGTGGTCATGGTCGTGATCGCCATGCTCGTGATCATGATCGCCGTGTTCGTGATCATGGTCCCCGTGCTCATGATCCCCATGTTCATGATCGTGATCGCAGTTTTCGTGATCGCAGTGCTTGCAGTTCGGATCGGTGCAGGTGGCCGCGTCGTGGTCGCCATGCTCGCCGGGGCCGTGCGATTTCTTGCAGAACGGGCAATAGTCGTCGTGTTCGTCGCTCGAGGCGGCCGCTTCCGTAGCGGCCGGTGCCTGGCGCACGCAGCCCAGCGAGGCCGTGCCACACAAGGCCAAGAGCGCCACGAGCCCGAGCTTCCACGCGTTGGTCGTCGTCATTCCCTGCGATCCTTTGCCTGAATTTCTGATTGCACCGGCCCGTTCGGCCTCCGCAGACCATACCATTCGCCTTGTCTGCGAGGGAAGGCGGTCATTAGCATCTCGCCGGAAGGTTTTTCGCGAACGGCAGACTGCTGGCATTGATAGCGGCGCGCCGGCCGCCTCGCGCCTGGTCACGGATCGACCGCCCATGTTTTCTGCGACGCAGCGTTTCTCGCGCCTCAGCCCCGCCTGGCGCATCGCGACGATCGTCTTGATCGGCATCGTTGCGTACTACGGCACGCGCGTCGCGAAGCAGGCGCGGCAAGGCGCCGTCGGCGACTTCGGCGTGTATTACCGCGCCGGCGCGGCATGCGCGGCTCGGGCGCCGTTATACACGCTCGATCAAGGTCCGCTGCTGACCTTCAAGAATCCGCCGGTGGTCGCGTTGGCGATCGCGCCCTTGTCCGCGTTGCCCCCGGCCGTCGCACGGATGCTCTGGTTTGTGGTCGATGTCGGTTGCATCGCACTGTTGGCCATTGCGCTGGCGCGCTGGCTCCCGGAAGAAGGAGGCCTGCGCGGCTGGGTGGTGCTCGGCGCGCTGGCGCTCGCCGCCCGTTACGTCTTCAACCAATGGCACGCCGGATCGACGGCGAGTGGGTGGATCGCGTTGACCGTTTGGGCCTGCGTTGCGCTTGGCGAGCGCCGCCCGCGCTTCGCCGCCGCGCTGCTCGCGTCGGCCGTGGCGTGGAAACTGGTGCCGCTGTGTTTTGCGCCGCTGCTGTTGCTCGACCGGCGCCGGGCGACGGCCTGTGCCTGGTTCGCCGGCAGCCTGTGTGCGCTGGCGCTGATTCCCGCCTGCTGGCTGGGCTGGGAACAAAACTTACAGCAATTCGCCGCATGGCCGGGACATCTGTTCGGCACGGAAACGGCCGAACAACTTTGGCGAATCCAGAATCAGTCGGTGCTGGCGCTCTGCGTGCGGTTGCTGTGCGAGACGCCCTATGGTGTGAACGTCGCCGCTTGGCCCTTGGCCACGGCCCGCGGGGTTTGGCTGATCGTCGCGCTGCTAACGGCGACCGCACTGTACGCGTGGATCGTCGCAGTCCGCCGGGGTCGCCACGAGCGCGAAACGACCGGCGCCGTTGTCGGCATGCTGCTCGTCTATATGACCTTGTTCAACCCGCTTGCCTGGCGCTACAACTTTGTCGCGCTCGTCGTACCTTACGGCGTGGTGCTGCACGCGATTCTCGCTGGCCATCCGCGGCGGCGTTACTTGATGGTGCTGTTGGGCGTCGCGGTGGGCTTGTCGCTCTTGCCTGCCGAATCGACAGGTCTGCCGGGCATGCTCTTGCTGCGCACGATCGGCGCGCGGTTGTGGGGCACGTTGCTCTTGGCCGCGGCGACGATGCTCGCGGTTCCGCGGCGCGCTCGCAACGATCCTGCGACGGTCTGGGGACCCTGGCGGCTATCGGCCCAGAGCGAAACGGGGCCGTGCTATGGCTGTGCCGAAGCTGGCAGGCCAAATGCCTCTTCCGGCAATGCGACGTCAACTCCGCCCTCGGGCACGTCGAGACCCACCGACCACATCACCGCTTGAGTCACTGCGCGACGGTATTCTGCCCGGCGCCAGTTCTCATGAAAGTGCATCGTGGTGAAGCCGCACGATCGGCCGCCGTCGGGACGCTGCCAGGCCCATGCAACCGTTCGCGGTTGGTCGTCGATCGCGACTTCCCAGAGCGGAGTGATCGCGGGATTGGCCTCCGGCGTGGCGGCAGCGGCATAGCGCGCCTCGGCCGCAGCGATCTCGGGGGGCAGGGCCCACTTGAGCTGGTAGTAGAACTCGTCGCGGACGCGAAACCCGGACACGCCACGCAGGATCGGATGCTCGGGCGTCGCGATGCGAACCTCGGCCTCGGTGACGGTGTACTTACGGTCGGGCCCCCCGTGGCAGCCGCCGATCAATTGCACGAAAGGGGCAATCGTCTCGGCCGGCTTCGCCCCCACGGCCCAGTGCAGGGCCACGATCCCGCCGCCGCGCGCCGCCAGGCGGGTAAGGGCCTCGTGGCGTCTCGGATCGGCAGTTGCCCAGAGTGCTCCCTGCGAGAGGTACAGCACAACGCCGTCGGCCCCATCCAGCAATGTGGCCTGGGCTGCGCCCGGCGCCTGGGCGCCGATCCGGTCGAGCCGAACAGGGGCGGAATTTGCCAGCAGAGAGGTCAGGATCGTCTGGCCCGCAGCAAATTCGTGGGTTCCAGCCGGGTGTCCGTCGGGGACGTCATCGACGAGCACGATCCGCTTGGGGGCATCGTCGGCCGAGGGCGGGGCGGCCTGCAGCGTCCCTCCCCCGAGGGTGCCCAAGACCAGCAGGCAGGCGAATGGGTAAACGGGTCGCGAAGCGGGTCGATTCATTTGACATACGCCCTGGGGCTTGGCACAGTGATTAATCTTCCATGTTTCTGCAGCGCCATCCTCGGCCGGCCTTGCAGCTTGGAATGGTGGACCGCCGTGACCAGAGGCCCCTTACCGAATTGGGGCCCCGTGCCGAATTGGCTCATTGCCGAATCCGTCACGAATCCACGTCGTAGATCCGGTTTTTCCTGGTTCGCGGGACGGCCGTAACCGCTTGGAGAGTTCGACCGATGGCGATTGGACATTGCAGCGAGATTTTTGCGGAATTGCCGAACCGCTTTAACGGTGCGGCCGCGGGCGATTGGAAGGCGAATATTCAGTTCAATATTTCCGGCGACAAGGGGGGCGACTGGGTCGTTCGCGTCGAGAACGGCGCTGTCACGGTCAACCAAGGCACCGATCCCTCGCCGAGCTGCACGATCAGCACCTCGGACGAAACCTGGATCGGGCTCGTCGAGGGGACGGTCAACCCGATGATGGCCTTCACCATGGGCAAACTCAAGGTGAAAGGCAACATGGGCGACGTCATGAAGCTGCAGAGCACGATGCTGAAGAAGTAGTGCTCTGCCCCGGAAGTCGGATCGCCGCCAGGCGACGAACCGGCGCCGGCGAAAAGCCCTATCCGAGGATGATTTCGTGTCCGCTCGGCCGGCGCGTCTTGGCGCGCCCCGTGCGGACACGCTCGTTTTGCCACGACCCCTTCGGGTGCCGGCCTTTCATCCTGCCACACCAATGGGCGGCGTTTTCGCTGGATTTTTGGCCCGCGGCGCGGCATCGCGTCGCACCCTGGGCCCGGGTTCGCCCGCTGGCATCCCCTTTGCACCCCTTTCCGAGCAGGGGCGGTATGGCATGAGACGCCGAACCGCGGGAGGTGTGCCATGTTCCCGACCAGATACACAACCACTTACGAAGCCGTATGGTGGCTGGTGCTCGGCCTGCTCGCGGCGATGATCACGCTGATGTTGTCGAGTACTCCGGTTTGGGGCTGATCGAGGCCTGGAGTTGGCAGATCGCTGGAGTGTTGCCGCGAAGGGCGATGTGTAACCGCGTTGCTGTGCTATACATCGAAGCTGCGTGATGGACGCGGCCGAGATGGGAAGCGTGTGGCCGCAAGTCGCTGGGCGAGCGCGGACCACCATGAGCAGCAGATCGTCGACCTCTTTGGCCCCGGTGCAGCGCGGGTGGCGCATGGCCGGGGTCGTCGTCCTCGTGGCGGCGATCGGCTACGTGCTGACGCACTTTGCCCAAGCCCAACAGTGGATCGCTGCGTTCTTCGATGCGGTTGCCGAGCTGGGGCCTTGGGGCGTCGTGCTCATGGCCGGCATCTATATCCCGGCATGCATCCTCTTCCTGCCAGGCTCTTTGTTGACCCTCGGCGCCGGTGCGGCTTTTGGCGTCGGCTGGGGAACCGTGGCAGTGTCGATCGGCAGCACGCTGGGGGCCACTTGCGCATTTCTTACTGGCCGTACGCTCGCCCGCCGCTGGGTAGAAGGTCGCGTGGCAGGCAGCCCCCGCTTTCAAGCCATCGACGAGGCCGTGGCTAGGCAGGGATTCAAAATCGTGCTGCTCACCCGGCTGTCGCCGGTGTTTCCGTTTAACGTGCTCAACTATGCGCTGGGGCTGACCCGCGTCCGGTTGCGCGACTATGTGCTCGCCTCGTGGATCGGCATGTTGCCGGGCACGTTGATGTACGTATATCTCGGTTCAGCGGCCCGCAGCTTTGCCGAGCTGCTGCAGGGCCATCGCCCACGCAGTACGGCCGAATACTTGCTGTTTGTCTTGGGGCTCATCGTGACGGTGCTGCTGACGGTCGTCGTCACGCGAATCGCTCGCAAGGCCCTGGCCCAGGACATGCCTCCGGCGGCCACGCCAGATCGAGGGTAGTCGCGCTTGCGAGGATACCGCCGCGGCTAAACGAACAGCGAGCAGATCGTGCCCAAGGTCGAAGCGATGGCGACCAGGGTGATCACCCTGCGTTCCGACGGCCTCGCGTTGTTTCGCCAGGCGGAATCGCGCCGCAAGTACTCGACGAACGCCTGCCGCGCTTCTTCGAGCGTCATCAGGTGATGGTTGCCCGCATGGCCGTCGCGGTATTCGACCAGGAAAGGGCCGTCCAGTTCGCCGGCCGCTTGGATGTACTCGTCTTCATTGGCCGACAACACGACCAGGTTGCCGCGCAGGGGCGCGTCGTTGAACACTTGCTGGATATCCGTTGCGTTGACGCCGTCGATCGTCGTGTGGGGAGTTGAAAGTCGCATGGCGGGGCTCTTGGGGGTTCTTGTCGTTTCCGGTGCGGGGATTCTTTGGGTCCCGTGCCATGTACTAAGTCAACTCTCGTGCCAGCCGTGCCTTTATTTGACGCAAGTCTTTATTTGAGAGTCTGTTACGAATTTCTTTATGGCGCAGGCGTCGCCCAGGGCTCTCGCGCATATGTCATCGAAACGACAGCGCTGTAGAGTCAATTTGATGAGAGTCGGCCTAGAACCGCAGCGGACGCGGCAGCAAGTTATAGATCCGCTCGCGCCAGGTTGGTGCGGCCGGCGGTGACGGCCGGCTGGCCTCGCGCGGTAGGGGCGCCGGCTCGGCCGCTTGAACCGTCTCGGGATGGTTCAGCGACACGCGGCTTTGCAGCAGCCGCGGCCAGTACCCCTCGACCAGGCGGAGGCAGTCGCTGTACTGCTCGGCCTCGAGTCGGAGCTGTGCCGTGGTGATCAGTTTCGACAGCTCGACCCGTTCGGCGTCGGTCAGCCACAAGTCGTACAGTTCGACCTTGTCGATCGACACGGCGCCCGGCCCTAAGAGATCGAACCGCAACCGCAGGTCGGACAGCCCGACCAACGGCAGGTCGTTGATCTGGAACAAGAACTGGGCCCAGGTCGTGCCCAGTTTCGAGACCTGCGTTCCGGCACCGAGAGGTGCATAACGGTAGTAGTCGCGGCTGTTGAGCTGGCCTTCGAGCGCCAACCGCAAGGGCGGCTGCCGCGAGGCGTCGTCGACGCGCAGCCACACCGACACGCTCAACCGACCCGTCTCGGGCGCCGGCAAGACGTCGCTGATCAGCCGCCCGGCAGGACCGGTGCTCGACAAGCGGAGCGAACGGCCGCCCGCATAGGGCACGTTGTCGTCCTGCTCGGCGGCCAGCGCGGTCGCCGGTACGAGTTGCCAGCCTGCCAGTGCGCCCGCTTCGCCGGCCACCTCAAAATCGCTGTTGATCAACACGTCCCAGGGCGCCTGCAGTCCGACGGCCGCCGCCCGATCGCCCAGATCGCGGATTCGGGCTTCGAGCGTCGGGCGAACGTTGTCGGGCAGCGTGACGCGCGCGACGTTGAACGTCACATTGGGCGCCGCGAACTCGGCGCCGGCCAGATCAAACGGCTCTAACTCGAGCGACAGGCCGGCCGTCTCGCCGGTGCGCTGTAGCGCGGGCCATGCGCGTTGCGGATCGAGCGATGCGACGATGCAGCCAGGCGGAGCAACAACGGCCAGATCGACTCGCGCTTTCCACGGCGAATCGTTCACCAGGTAGACCAGCGTCCGTTGACCGTCGACCAGGCGTCGCACCGTTACCGGCTGGCGCGCCGACTCGACCGGTTCGAACCGTTGCGCCGGCAGACGGCGGTAGACCTGGGCCAATCCGGCGATCGCTGCTTCCTGACCCAGAGGGGCGAGCCAGCCGCCATCGCAGATCGTCTGGACATCGCCCCGGGCCAAGGCGTGCGTGAATCGCTGCCGATTGTACGCCTCGGACGGCGACAACTGCGATACAAGCCAGGTCATCGAACCTTTGAACGGCGCGCGAGTGTCGAAGTCGGTCAACCGCAGCCGCTGCGGCTCGTGATAGAACAGCCGCGCGTTCGTGTCGGTCGCAGCGCACAACTGATCGAGCGGCCCCGACTGTGCCAGGTCGTAATCCACGGCCCGTGTGGCCGGGGCATCGCTCGGCGTCAATCGATCGCTGCGCACCAGCACCAGCCCCGGCACCTGGCGCAGCAGCTCGGCGTCGATTCCCAGTCCAGACAACAGGTCTTCGGCCGCGACGCGACGCGGCAGCGACGGTTGCAACTGCCTGCGCACCTCGGGCCCGTCGAACGTCCGCGGCGTGAGCAGGTACAAGCGTGCCGTCGGGCGAACGGCCCGCAATTCGTCGGCCAGTCGGCGATAGAACGTGGTGACCTGCTCGGCGCGCCAGGTGATCCATGCGTCGGCGTGCGTACGAACGAACTCGGCACGATCGCCGAACCGCTGCGGACCCTGTCCCGGCACGCTCAGGCCCGTGGCCCGGGAGAAGCGTTCCATCGTGGCGTCGTCGAGGCACCAGTCGGTGCCGGGCAGCAGGGCATAGCCGTCGGCCGAGAGGTCGATCGCCAGGCCGGTCATGGCCGGGTGGACCGTACCGCGGGCGATCACCTCGCGGCAGGCTGCCAGGATCGCGTTTTGGACCTCGGGATGCAGCAGGTTGTAGTACGGCGCCTGACCGCGCTGCGGGGGATAGATGGCCGTCCAAGCGCGACCGTCGCGGCCGATCGGCTCGACGCCCGTGCGCGCCGAGTCTCCTGGGCGGCGCAGCGCTTCGAGCGTCGGCAGCGGCGAGGTGAAGTGCAGCGTGGGCACCAGCTGCAGGCCCTCGCGGTCGAACAGTCGCAGCAGCAGTTCCAGCACGTCCTTGCGGTGCGGATCGCGGGCATCGTCGAACAGCACGCCATTGTCATAGCGTGGCGTAGGCTCGACGACCGTGCTGGGATAGATCGTGCTGCCGTCGGCCAGCACACCGAGCCACACGGCGTTGTGACCGCCGGCATGCAGATAGTCGATCAGGTGGCGACCGCCGTCGTAGAAGGTGCGCCAATCCATCAGGCTGCGGCCCGAGGCGCGATCGAGCGTTTCTGCCGCGCCAAAGTTCTTGGCCCACAGCGGCCGGTCGAGATCCAGGGCCAGCACCCTTCCGCCGGTGGTGCTGCCCGGCGGCTCGCGGCGCGGCAGCCAGCGCGGCCCGGCCAGCACGCGGATCTTGCCGTACACGGCACGCCCGCCTTCGCGGCGATTGGTCAACAGCACCATCGGCGTCTTGGTGCGCGGCCAGAACACGACCCGATGCGTGGCCAGGTGCGGTTCGCTCTCCACGGCGTCATCCGCGACAAAGAAGCCCGAATCGACTCCGATCGGCGACACGGCCCCGGCAGCGTTGGATTCGATCAAGCTGACGCCGGTCGTCTGCGGCACGTCGCTCGGATACTCGATTTCCAGCACGTGTGGCAGGCCGGGCCGCTCGATCGACAGCGTATACGCCTCCCAACTCGCGTCGGGCTCGCGGCCGTGCGGACCCAGCTGGACGAACGTACCCAGCGAATGTTCCCAGGGGCTTACGGAACCGCTCCCCAACGGGCCGGGCCGTTGACCGGGCAACAGCGGCAGCGCCGTAAGACGCTCCCACCAGCGATTCACGGCGGGGTTGAGCTCGAACACCGTGCGCCACGGCGTGTTGTCGTTGGGCTGCTCAGGCGGGCGGCTATCGACCACAACCAACTGGGCAACCCGCTCGACGACCGGCGGCCGCAACGTCAATCGCGAGCGCAGCCCCAGGCCCCGAGCCTCGACGTGCAGCTCATACACGCCTTCGTCGGCCGGCAGCGGCACCGCAATCGACAAAGGCGCAAATTGCTGCGCCGCGTCGAGCTGGCTGTCTTCTTCATGTTCCCAGAGTGCAGTCGTCGCTCCCGCCGGCGACAACCTCAGGGCCAGGCGCACCTTGTTGCCAAACGCCGCAGGCAGCGCGTGCGGCCGTACGGTCACATTCCAGGTCTCGCTCGGCGCGAAGACCAGGGCATCGCTGGTCGTGTCCAGGCGGAGCATGTCACCCGGCGTGCGGCGGATGGCAAGCGAGCCCCCCTGATCGTCGAGCGGCAGCACCTGCTGGCCGGCCAACACGTCGCTAAGCCGGACGCGCAGGGGCTGAGCGAGCGGATCGATCGACCCGGTGCGCAATTGCAGGAGCAACTCGGCGTCGTAGGGTGCCTGCAGCGCCAGATCGACACCATCGGCCGCACGCGGCGAGAGCGAGGCAATCTGCAAGCGGCCGTCGGCCACCCAGATCGAGCCGGGTGCGTCGACTTCGGTACCCAACAGCGTCGCTTCGAGCACTTCGCCGGTCGACAATCCGATCGAACCCTGCCAGGCCTGCGCGATCGGGCTGTTCCACTGAACGCGTACCCTTAGCGCCGAAGCGTCTTGGGCGAGCGCAGCAGTCTGCGCAATGGCAAAGAGCACGGCTAGCGCGCCAAGCCAACTCGGCCATGCGCGCAAGCCGCTTCCGCGGCGCGATGGTAGCAGCCAGATGAGTCCGTTCATCGGCGAACGCTTGCCGGGAGTTTCCGGCGTCGCGAGGAACTGCCAAAGGGTCGCGAAGTATAGCTTTAGGGCTAATCGCGACCTAGGTCGCCCGTCGTGCGTGCAGGCGTCGCAGACTTGCTCGACGCGTCCAGGGGCTGCCTGTCCGACGAATTTTGCGCAGTTTCGCGCTAGCAGCCCGCTGGTAGCGGTGGCAGCAGGGCGAGTTGCCCCTGCCGGGCCGCCACGAGCCAGGCGTCGAGCGCAGCTTCGAGTTCTTCGGCCACGCTGTCCGCACGCGAGCTGATTTCGTTTTGTTCCCAGCGGTCATCGGGTTTGACGAACAGTTCGCGGCTCGAACGCCCTGGCCGTCGCAGCTCGCGGAGATGCCAGGCGGCCGTGCGCAGGGCGAACTCGGACCGGTCCTCGCCATCGGGCCGGCGGCACACCGTGACCGCGCGATCGCGCACCGCGGAGACCTCACCGCGCAGCAGCGGCACCAGGTTGTGGCCCGTCGCGCCGGGAAAGTCGTCGCTTACTCCTAGTAGCGCCGCCAGGGTCGGCGCGAGATCGTCGGGCTGCACGATGGCCTCTGAACGCGACTGGGCCAGGTCCTCGCCCGGCACCTGCCAGATCCACGGCACATGGATCAATTCTTCGTGCCCCATCGGGGGACGCGCGCCTACGCGTCCGTGTTCTCCCAAGAGAAAGCCGCGCGTCGACAAGAACAATACGGCCGTGTCGTCGGCCAGGCCCGACTCGTCGAGCAACCCGGTGAACGCCGCGAGGCAATCGTCGAGCCAGGTGACCTGGCCGGCATAGGCCCAGCGGTGCCCTTGGAGCAGGTCGGGATCGTAGTCGGCCGCGAGCTTCAATCGCGGCACCTCCCGGGCATCGCTGGGCAACGGGTCGTCGATCTCGGCATATTGCCGGCGCCGTGACAGCGGCGCATCCCAGGGCGCCCCCAGCCCGCGGCTATGAACCCACATGCAGAAA
This window contains:
- a CDS encoding DUF2029 domain-containing protein is translated as MFSATQRFSRLSPAWRIATIVLIGIVAYYGTRVAKQARQGAVGDFGVYYRAGAACAARAPLYTLDQGPLLTFKNPPVVALAIAPLSALPPAVARMLWFVVDVGCIALLAIALARWLPEEGGLRGWVVLGALALAARYVFNQWHAGSTASGWIALTVWACVALGERRPRFAAALLASAVAWKLVPLCFAPLLLLDRRRATACAWFAGSLCALALIPACWLGWEQNLQQFAAWPGHLFGTETAEQLWRIQNQSVLALCVRLLCETPYGVNVAAWPLATARGVWLIVALLTATALYAWIVAVRRGRHERETTGAVVGMLLVYMTLFNPLAWRYNFVALVVPYGVVLHAILAGHPRRRYLMVLLGVAVGLSLLPAESTGLPGMLLLRTIGARLWGTLLLAAATMLAVPRRARNDPATVWGPWRLSAQSETGPCYGCAEAGRPNASSGNATSTPPSGTSRPTDHITA
- a CDS encoding SCP2 sterol-binding domain-containing protein — its product is MAIGHCSEIFAELPNRFNGAAAGDWKANIQFNISGDKGGDWVVRVENGAVTVNQGTDPSPSCTISTSDETWIGLVEGTVNPMMAFTMGKLKVKGNMGDVMKLQSTMLKK
- a CDS encoding NAD-dependent epimerase/dehydratase family protein, with translation MKTLITGAAGFIGGYLVEELLAAGHEVVGLDNFSKYGELSQTSQQHANYRLVVGDAKDVDLLKDLLTDCDHFVAGAARIGGITYFHQYAYDLLAENERITAAAFDAALWARQCAQLQKITIISSSMVFEQATRFPTEEGEQFRCPPPASTYGFQKLAVEYFVRGAYEQYQLPYTICRPFNCVGIGERRARGDHEVPSGNVKLAMSHVLPDLVQKVLKGQDPLHILGDGRQVRCYTYGGDLARGIRLSIEHPAAMNEDFNLSTAQSTTVLELAELIWRQVHGPNVPFRFVSDPPYPYDVQHRVPNVDKARRLLGFAATTSLDQVLEEVVPWIEAQIAQGTI
- a CDS encoding glycosyltransferase, translated to MAEARPPAAPLALIVPVFNEAENFPRLIAEVEAHVPQPFLLHMVYDFDADTTVPVARELAATRPWLRLVKNDLGRGAVNAIRAGFQAVGSGPALVVMADLSDDLTIVPRLLELYGQGFRIVCPSRYARGGRQIGGPWLKRTLSRTAGVSLWYLAGLPTHDATNNFRLYDAALVNELGIESTGGFELALELTAKAFRRGERITEVPTTWRDRTAGESRFRLWKWLPKYLKWYWYALKPMRRAA
- a CDS encoding sulfatase-like hydrolase/transferase; this encodes MNLLVIAVDRLHIGYLGCYGNSWIGTPGIDGFAAAGLVFDQVLVDSPRLGSLYTTYWRGVHAAAHAGLAPHQRRGDAALPARLTAAGYHTLLVTDDEHVARHRLAGGFTERWLARSPTVASTGRKRTSLERVFIQAGRRLTDARPPFCMWVHSRGLGAPWDAPLSRRRQYAEIDDPLPSDAREVPRLKLAADYDPDLLQGHRWAYAGQVTWLDDCLAAFTGLLDESGLADDTAVLFLSTRGFLLGEHGRVGARPPMGHEELIHVPWIWQVPGEDLAQSRSEAIVQPDDLAPTLAALLGVSDDFPGATGHNLVPLLRGEVSAVRDRAVTVCRRPDGEDRSEFALRTAAWHLRELRRPGRSSRELFVKPDDRWEQNEISSRADSVAEELEAALDAWLVAARQGQLALLPPLPAGC
- a CDS encoding ThuA domain-containing protein; translated protein: MNRPASRPVYPFACLLVLGTLGGGTLQAAPPSADDAPKRIVLVDDVPDGHPAGTHEFAAGQTILTSLLANSAPVRLDRIGAQAPGAAQATLLDGADGVVLYLSQGALWATADPRRHEALTRLAARGGGIVALHWAVGAKPAETIAPFVQLIGGCHGGPDRKYTVTEAEVRIATPEHPILRGVSGFRVRDEFYYQLKWALPPEIAAAEARYAAAATPEANPAITPLWEVAIDDQPRTVAWAWQRPDGGRSCGFTTMHFHENWRRAEYRRAVTQAVMWSVGLDVPEGGVDVALPEEAFGLPASAQP
- a CDS encoding TVP38/TMEM64 family protein, whose amino-acid sequence is MSSRSSTSLAPVQRGWRMAGVVVLVAAIGYVLTHFAQAQQWIAAFFDAVAELGPWGVVLMAGIYIPACILFLPGSLLTLGAGAAFGVGWGTVAVSIGSTLGATCAFLTGRTLARRWVEGRVAGSPRFQAIDEAVARQGFKIVLLTRLSPVFPFNVLNYALGLTRVRLRDYVLASWIGMLPGTLMYVYLGSAARSFAELLQGHRPRSTAEYLLFVLGLIVTVLLTVVVTRIARKALAQDMPPAATPDRG
- a CDS encoding family 10 glycosylhydrolase; the protein is MLFAIAQTAALAQDASALRVRVQWNSPIAQAWQGSIGLSTGEVLEATLLGTEVDAPGSIWVADGRLQIASLSPRAADGVDLALQAPYDAELLLQLRTGSIDPLAQPLRVRLSDVLAGQQVLPLDDQGGSLAIRRTPGDMLRLDTTSDALVFAPSETWNVTVRPHALPAAFGNKVRLALRLSPAGATTALWEHEEDSQLDAAQQFAPLSIAVPLPADEGVYELHVEARGLGLRSRLTLRPPVVERVAQLVVVDSRPPEQPNDNTPWRTVFELNPAVNRWWERLTALPLLPGQRPGPLGSGSVSPWEHSLGTFVQLGPHGREPDASWEAYTLSIERPGLPHVLEIEYPSDVPQTTGVSLIESNAAGAVSPIGVDSGFFVADDAVESEPHLATHRVVFWPRTKTPMVLLTNRREGGRAVYGKIRVLAGPRWLPRREPPGSTTGGRVLALDLDRPLWAKNFGAAETLDRASGRSLMDWRTFYDGGRHLIDYLHAGGHNAVWLGVLADGSTIYPSTVVEPTPRYDNGVLFDDARDPHRKDVLELLLRLFDREGLQLVPTLHFTSPLPTLEALRRPGDSARTGVEPIGRDGRAWTAIYPPQRGQAPYYNLLHPEVQNAILAACREVIARGTVHPAMTGLAIDLSADGYALLPGTDWCLDDATMERFSRATGLSVPGQGPQRFGDRAEFVRTHADAWITWRAEQVTTFYRRLADELRAVRPTARLYLLTPRTFDGPEVRRQLQPSLPRRVAAEDLLSGLGIDAELLRQVPGLVLVRSDRLTPSDAPATRAVDYDLAQSGPLDQLCAATDTNARLFYHEPQRLRLTDFDTRAPFKGSMTWLVSQLSPSEAYNRQRFTHALARGDVQTICDGGWLAPLGQEAAIAGLAQVYRRLPAQRFEPVESARQPVTVRRLVDGQRTLVYLVNDSPWKARVDLAVVAPPGCIVASLDPQRAWPALQRTGETAGLSLELEPFDLAGAEFAAPNVTFNVARVTLPDNVRPTLEARIRDLGDRAAAVGLQAPWDVLINSDFEVAGEAGALAGWQLVPATALAAEQDDNVPYAGGRSLRLSSTGPAGRLISDVLPAPETGRLSVSVWLRVDDASRQPPLRLALEGQLNSRDYYRYAPLGAGTQVSKLGTTWAQFLFQINDLPLVGLSDLRLRFDLLGPGAVSIDKVELYDLWLTDAERVELSKLITTAQLRLEAEQYSDCLRLVEGYWPRLLQSRVSLNHPETVQAAEPAPLPREASRPSPPAAPTWRERIYNLLPRPLRF